Proteins from a genomic interval of Zingiber officinale cultivar Zhangliang chromosome 1B, Zo_v1.1, whole genome shotgun sequence:
- the LOC121968542 gene encoding uncharacterized protein LOC121968542 isoform X1: MRKTKLCGICGDTGYSEQIITCHRCRRNFEHTYCMKVVRFGVRDNWYCDECSNLSVDVAQKSKMPHTVMESNSKAFHPLLNRVPPTKGSSNLNDQRIPKEIDDSRKWRNRKHVKHSSIPMGFYKAIQNAKVKFISTEEVCFTKHPKISFKASNSGPSSCRRSYAATLHPSSRKEVKDPYTSSSLTKPGVFKQPNAATVYSGLLAGNVSTTRDAVIVDKEANMRKKVPVSAALGVASDDSASYTANRMGNKIKLKALDGRENYATTSKRPAPEATNPPQILLIHPAENLLNVPAPKVCWKGVFEVFGMAINVFDEIEAHFPCQVSYKVYDISKKMPFKLKLNLLPRRDAWPFQSDIPTCYDIGLYFFVGQFDRPSNKYFWLLEQVGSKDFVMQSCLGEVELLIYPSTQLRLDSQRIDGQPYFWGVFRRKKLRKPADIANVCHEAPQEQSSACSTSLAPFL; the protein is encoded by the exons ATGAGGAAG ACAAAATTGTGTGGTATTTGTGGAGATACGGGCTACTCGGAACAAATTATCACGTGTCATCGTTGCAGAAGGAATTTTGAACACAC TTACTGCATGAAAGTGGTTCGTTTTGGGGTTCGAGATAATTGGTATTGTGATGAGTGTTCCAATCTGTCAGTCGATGTAGCTCAAAAGTCAAAGATGCCTCATACAGTTATGGAAAGTAATTCAAAAGCTTTCCATCCTCTCTTGAACAGGGTGCCTCCAACTAAAGGAAGTTCCAATTTGAATGACCAAAGAATTCCTAAAGAAATTGATGATTCTAGGAAGTGGCGGAACAGGAAGCATGTCAAACACTCGTCAATACCAATGGGTTTCTACAAGGCCATTCAAAATGCAAAAGTAAAATTCATTTCAACTGAAGAAGTTTGCTTTACTAAGCATCCAAAGATATCCTTTAAAGCATCAAATTCAGGTCCTTCAAGTTGCCGAAGGAGTTATGCTGCGACGTTGCATCCTAGCTCAAGAAAAGAAGTAAAAGACCCATACACATCCTCTAGTTTAACAAAACCTGGGGTTTTCAAACAGCCAAATGCGGCTACTGTTTATTCTGGCCTTCTTGCCGGAAATGTCAGCACAACCAGGGATGCTGTTATTGTTGATAAGGAAGCAAATATGAGAAAGAAAGTTCCAG TGTCTGCAGCTTTAGGTGTTGCTTCTGATGATTCAGCTTCATACACTGCAAATAGAAtgggaaataaaataaaactcaAGGCCCTAG ATGGAAGGGAAAATTATGCTACCACATCCAAGAGACCAGCACCTGAAGCAACTAACCCACCACAGATATTGCTCATACATCCAGCTGAGAATCTTTTGAATGTCCCTGCTCCAAAAGTTTGTTGGAA GGGTGTCTTTGAAGTCTTTGGCATGGCCatcaatgtgtttgatgaaattgAAGCACACTTCCCCTGTCAAGTGTCATACAAAGTATATGATATTTCGAAAAAAATGCCATTTAAGTTAAAGCTCAATTTGCTGCCAAGGCGAGATGCTTGGCCTTTTCAATCTGATATTCCCACatgttatgatattggtttatACTTTTTTGTTGGTCAATTTGATAG GCCAAGCAATAAATATTTTTGGCTGCTGGAGCAAGTTGGTTCAAAAGATTTTGTTATGCAATCTTGCCTAGGAGAAGTGGAATTACTGATATACCCATCCACACAACTGAGATTGGATTCCCAGC
- the LOC121968562 gene encoding PLASMODESMATA CALLOSE-BINDING PROTEIN 3-like has product MAAFLLLLLIPLSSLSPSDAAWCVCRSDMSTTALQKTLDFACGAGADCTPILQNGACYNPNTVLAHCSYAANSYYQRKGQAQDACDFSGTAVLSSTDPGVAGGNGCSYTATPSALGSSTTPTTPEGASSMPTNSSSFTPSTTTGTGGVFGVVPTGTGNFDASDAALLPNKMLIMPSLLFMFTALFASLENFI; this is encoded by the exons ATGGCTGCCTTCTTACTTCTCCTCCTCATTCCTCTCTCCTCTCTTAGCCCTTCAG ATGCTGCTTGGTGCGTCTGTAGATCTGACATGAGCACCACTGCCCTGCAAAAGACACTGGACTTCGCTTGTGGAGCTGGAGCTGACTGCACTCCCATTCTCCAAAATGGAGCTTGTTACAATCCCAACACAGTGCTCGCTCACTGCTCCTACGCTGCCAACAGCTACTACCAAAGGAAGGGGCAGGCACAGGACGCCTGTGATTTCAGTGGCACGGCTGTGCTTTCCTCGACTGACCCTG GGGTTGCAGGAGGAAATGGCTGCAGCTACACTGCAACTCCCAG TGCTTTAGGCTCCTCAACGACTCCAACCACTCCAGAAGGCGCTAGTAGCATGCCAACAAACTCTAGCTCATTCACTCCCAGCACCACCACAGGGACTGGAGGGGTGTTCGGAGTTGTCCCCACAGGTACTGGGAACTTTGATGCCAGTGATGCAGCCCTGCTTCCAAACAAAATGCTGATTATGCCTTCTCTCCTCTTCATGTTCACTGCCCTCTTTGCCTCTCTTGAGAATTTCATCTGA